In Geobacter anodireducens, a genomic segment contains:
- a CDS encoding histidine kinase, with the protein MTKVGTWMTKNPVTIEKDATVIEAIHLMKEKNIRRVPVMDKETIVGILTEKMVADFRPSKATSLDTWEVHYILSKTPVTEAMNPKPYKVKPDTDLTAAAQLLHDRKLNGVLVVDDDDRLVGILTVTNALEALIEVCKDPDACKK; encoded by the coding sequence ATGACTAAAGTAGGAACCTGGATGACGAAGAACCCCGTCACCATCGAAAAGGACGCCACGGTCATCGAGGCGATCCATCTGATGAAGGAAAAGAACATCCGCCGGGTGCCGGTAATGGACAAGGAAACGATCGTGGGAATCCTCACCGAAAAGATGGTGGCGGATTTCAGACCGTCCAAGGCCACGTCGCTGGACACCTGGGAGGTCCACTACATCCTTTCCAAGACGCCGGTCACCGAGGCCATGAATCCGAAACCGTACAAGGTAAAACCCGATACCGACCTGACCGCGGCGGCCCAGCTTCTCCACGATCGCAAGCTCAATGGCGTCCTGGTGGTGGACGACGACGACCGGCTGGTCGGAATCCTCACCGTCACCAACGCCCTTGAGGCCCTGATCGAGGTCTGCAAGGACCCGGATGCCTGCAAGAAATAA
- a CDS encoding ABC transporter ATP-binding protein, producing MAILEIKHVSKFFGGLAANSDVSFSMEEGMIMGLIGPNGAGKTTLFNCITGYYPPSRGDVIFDGRKINGMEPDRVCKLGMVRTWQKVRPLAKLSVLDNVMVGALCRTGSLKVAREIAHEQLKVVGLDHKSDFLAGGLPIGERKKLEVARVLATQPKMLLLDEVMGGLNPAESEEIIQLILDIKKRGGITQMVIEHDMKAIMRISERIVVLNSGEKLAEGTPEEIVNNQAVVEAYLGSEH from the coding sequence ATGGCGATACTGGAAATAAAGCACGTCAGCAAATTCTTCGGCGGTCTCGCCGCCAATTCGGACGTCTCCTTCTCCATGGAGGAAGGGATGATCATGGGGCTGATCGGCCCCAATGGCGCCGGCAAGACCACCCTGTTCAACTGCATTACCGGCTATTACCCCCCGTCGCGGGGCGACGTGATCTTCGACGGCAGGAAGATCAACGGCATGGAACCCGACAGGGTCTGCAAGCTCGGCATGGTCCGCACCTGGCAGAAAGTCCGGCCCCTGGCCAAGCTCTCGGTGCTCGACAACGTCATGGTCGGCGCCCTCTGCCGGACCGGCTCCCTCAAGGTTGCCCGCGAGATTGCCCACGAGCAGCTCAAGGTCGTGGGACTGGATCACAAGTCCGACTTCCTTGCCGGCGGGCTCCCCATCGGCGAGCGGAAAAAGCTGGAGGTGGCCCGCGTTCTCGCCACCCAGCCCAAAATGCTGCTCCTTGACGAGGTCATGGGAGGACTGAACCCGGCCGAGAGCGAGGAAATCATCCAGTTGATCCTCGACATCAAGAAACGCGGCGGGATCACCCAGATGGTCATCGAGCACGACATGAAGGCGATCATGAGGATCTCCGAGCGCATCGTGGTCCTCAACTCAGGCGAAAAGCTGGCCGAAGGAACGCCGGAGGAGATCGTCAATAACCAGGCGGTGGTTGAGGCCTACCTGGGCTCCGAGCACTGA
- the livF gene encoding ABC transporter ATP-binding protein (with LivGHMJ and LivGHMK is part of the high-affinity branched-chain amino acid transport system; LivFGHMK is specific for the transport of leucine, while LivFGHMJ is a transporter for leucine, isoleucine, and valine), producing the protein MLTIEKLNFSYGDLKVLWDIDLEVKEGEIVTVVGSNGAGKSTTLKNISRLVKPDSGTLTFNGTDLTKLESHEVVEQGIVQVPEGRKIFPEMTVLENLRMGSYLKSTRGDREANVDRVFGLFPRLKERAKQLGGTMSGGEQQMLAIARGLMTNPKLLLLDEPSLGLAPLLVKFIFEIITEINKQGVTILLVEQNVFQSLRIAHRAYVLETGRVVLSGTGEALLNDEHVKKAFLGM; encoded by the coding sequence ATGCTCACGATAGAAAAACTCAATTTCAGCTACGGTGACCTCAAGGTCCTCTGGGACATCGACCTGGAGGTCAAGGAAGGTGAAATCGTCACTGTTGTCGGCTCCAACGGCGCCGGCAAGTCCACCACCCTCAAGAACATTTCACGGCTCGTGAAACCCGACTCGGGCACCCTCACCTTCAACGGCACCGACCTCACCAAACTGGAATCCCACGAGGTGGTGGAACAGGGGATCGTCCAGGTACCCGAGGGACGGAAGATCTTCCCGGAAATGACGGTTCTCGAAAACCTGCGCATGGGCTCCTATCTCAAGAGCACCCGCGGCGACCGGGAGGCCAACGTGGACCGGGTCTTCGGCCTCTTCCCCCGGCTCAAGGAGCGGGCGAAACAGTTGGGCGGCACCATGAGCGGCGGCGAGCAGCAGATGCTCGCCATTGCCCGGGGGCTGATGACGAACCCGAAGCTTCTGCTCCTGGACGAGCCGTCCCTCGGTCTCGCACCGCTCCTGGTCAAGTTCATCTTCGAGATCATCACCGAGATCAACAAGCAGGGGGTCACCATCCTCCTCGTGGAGCAGAACGTCTTCCAGTCGCTCAGGATCGCCCACAGGGCCTATGTCCTGGAGACCGGCAGGGTTGTCCTCTCCGGCACCGGCGAGGCCCTCCTGAACGACGAACATGTGAAAAAAGCATTCCTGGGAATGTAG
- a CDS encoding iron-sulfur cluster assembly scaffold protein NifU, which yields MWDYTEKVREHFLNPRNVGEIPDADAVGEVGSLACGDALKLYIKLDEAKEKIVDAKFQTFGCASAIASSSALTEIIKGKTLDEALATTNQEIAEFLGGLPEEKMHCSVMGQEALEVAIAKYRGGPVPTHHDHGHEEAGGEIVCKCFGLTDVFLRKVIETNKLTTAEQVTHFTKAGGACGGCIPRIKEIINEVLGAKPAEEHRRPEKLTNLRKMQLIQETLEKEIRPQLWADGGDLELIDIAGSEVQIAFRKACAGCAASGNTAKFVEMKLRELVAEDITVTEVEG from the coding sequence ATGTGGGATTACACTGAGAAGGTTCGGGAGCACTTCCTGAATCCCAGAAACGTTGGAGAGATACCCGATGCGGATGCGGTGGGCGAGGTGGGAAGCCTTGCCTGCGGTGATGCGCTCAAGCTCTATATCAAACTTGACGAGGCCAAGGAGAAGATCGTCGACGCAAAGTTCCAGACCTTTGGTTGTGCCAGCGCCATTGCATCGTCGTCGGCCCTGACCGAAATCATCAAGGGCAAGACCCTTGACGAGGCCCTGGCGACCACCAACCAGGAGATCGCCGAATTTCTGGGAGGGCTTCCCGAGGAGAAGATGCACTGTTCGGTCATGGGGCAGGAGGCCCTTGAGGTGGCAATCGCCAAATACCGAGGCGGTCCGGTGCCGACTCACCATGACCACGGTCACGAAGAGGCCGGGGGCGAGATCGTCTGCAAGTGCTTCGGCCTGACCGATGTCTTCCTGCGCAAGGTGATCGAGACCAACAAGCTGACCACCGCCGAGCAGGTGACCCATTTCACCAAGGCCGGCGGAGCATGCGGCGGTTGTATCCCGAGAATCAAGGAGATCATCAACGAGGTTCTGGGCGCCAAGCCGGCGGAAGAGCACAGACGGCCCGAAAAGTTGACCAACCTCCGCAAGATGCAGCTTATCCAGGAGACCCTGGAGAAGGAGATCCGACCCCAGCTCTGGGCCGACGGCGGAGATCTTGAGCTGATAGACATTGCCGGCAGCGAAGTGCAGATTGCATTCCGCAAGGCGTGCGCCGGGTGCGCCGCTTCGGGCAATACCGCCAAGTTCGTGGAGATGAAGCTGCGCGAGCTTGTGGCCGAGGACATCACTGTCACGGAGGTGGAGGGATGA
- a CDS encoding cysteine desulfurase NifS, which yields MKEIYLDNNATTKVDEAVFEEMRPYFCDLYGNPSSMHYFGGQVQRKVDEARNRVAALLGALPEEIIFTACGTESDNAAIRSALEVFPERRHIITTRVEHPAVLTLCRNLSKRGYRVTELGVDGEGRLDLDELRSVIDEDTAVVSVMWANNETGVIFPVEEISGIVKEKGKGALFHTDAVQAVGKIPINMATSCIDMLSISGHKLHAPKGTGVLYLRKGVPFRPFMVGGHQEHSRRAGTENTAGIIALGKACELAGHWMEDENTRVRALRDRLQAALLDLIPRARINGGEAERLPNTLSIAFEFVEGEAILMLMSEKGICASSGSACTSGSLEPSHVLRAMGVPFTCAHGSIRFSLSRFTTDGEIDTIIRELPPIIRRLREMSPFGREFLNA from the coding sequence ATGAAGGAGATCTACCTGGACAACAACGCCACCACCAAAGTGGACGAGGCTGTTTTCGAGGAGATGCGTCCCTATTTCTGTGACCTCTACGGCAACCCCAGCTCCATGCACTATTTCGGCGGCCAGGTCCAGAGGAAGGTGGACGAGGCCCGGAACCGGGTCGCTGCGCTCCTGGGCGCCCTGCCCGAAGAGATCATCTTCACGGCCTGCGGTACCGAGAGCGACAACGCGGCCATCCGTTCGGCCCTTGAGGTCTTTCCGGAGCGCCGTCACATCATTACCACCCGGGTGGAGCATCCGGCGGTCCTGACCCTCTGCCGTAACCTGTCCAAGCGGGGGTACCGGGTCACCGAACTGGGTGTTGACGGGGAAGGCCGGCTGGACCTGGATGAACTGCGGAGCGTGATTGACGAGGATACCGCCGTGGTATCGGTCATGTGGGCCAATAACGAAACGGGCGTGATCTTCCCGGTTGAGGAGATCAGCGGGATCGTCAAGGAGAAAGGAAAGGGTGCGCTGTTCCATACCGACGCGGTTCAGGCCGTGGGGAAAATCCCCATCAACATGGCCACGTCGTGCATCGACATGCTTTCCATTTCGGGACACAAGCTCCATGCCCCCAAAGGCACGGGGGTTCTTTATCTGCGCAAAGGGGTACCGTTCAGGCCGTTCATGGTTGGCGGGCACCAGGAGCACAGCCGCCGGGCCGGCACCGAAAACACCGCAGGCATCATCGCCCTCGGCAAGGCATGCGAGCTGGCAGGCCACTGGATGGAAGACGAAAATACGCGGGTCAGGGCCCTGCGCGACCGGCTCCAGGCCGCGCTGCTCGACCTGATTCCCCGGGCCAGGATCAACGGGGGCGAAGCAGAACGGCTCCCCAATACCCTCTCCATTGCCTTCGAGTTCGTGGAAGGGGAGGCGATCCTCATGCTGATGTCCGAGAAGGGGATCTGCGCATCGTCGGGGAGCGCCTGCACCTCCGGCTCCCTTGAGCCGTCCCACGTGCTGCGGGCCATGGGGGTTCCGTTCACCTGCGCCCACGGTTCCATCCGGTTCTCGTTATCTCGTTTCACCACCGACGGAGAGATCGACACCATAATCCGCGAGTTGCCGCCCATCATCCGGCGGTTGCGGGAAATGTCGCCCTTTGGCCGGGAGTTTCTCAACGCCTGA
- a CDS encoding branched-chain amino acid ABC transporter substrate-binding protein, which translates to MMKKLVSCVLAAALAIPGLAMAANVKIGVINSMTGPEAPIGENLTNGIKLAQEDLKKKGINADLVWEDDTGKPQIAMSAMEKLATRDGVAGVVGPYTSACSNAVSKLAERYKVPLLVPAAAKEEITRQGLKWVYRLNAPADQYAASLIDAATGLGKPKTIAFIYENTDFGTSTVKAAKEYVAKKGIQIVADESYSKGSPDYRSTLTKVKAKNPDLVFMVSYVADAILLMRQSREIGLKPQAFLGGGAGFTTSQFANEKAISNYVLSCTQWTDDVNWPGAADFAKRYKAKFGKEPTYHAACAYEAMMIMAQTAAAANGDREKTRAGLKAGKWNGIMGDVKFEDYAGFTNQNNHQMLVQQILNGKYETVYPAKFATKKAVYPFPGWK; encoded by the coding sequence ATGATGAAGAAGCTTGTCTCATGCGTGCTGGCAGCCGCATTGGCCATTCCCGGCCTTGCCATGGCAGCCAACGTAAAGATCGGGGTCATCAACTCCATGACCGGCCCCGAGGCCCCCATCGGCGAGAACCTGACCAACGGCATCAAGCTGGCCCAGGAGGACCTGAAAAAGAAAGGAATCAACGCCGATCTCGTCTGGGAAGACGACACCGGCAAGCCCCAGATCGCCATGAGCGCCATGGAAAAGCTCGCCACCCGCGACGGCGTGGCCGGCGTGGTCGGCCCCTACACCTCCGCCTGCTCCAATGCCGTGTCGAAGCTTGCCGAGCGCTACAAAGTGCCGCTGCTCGTGCCTGCGGCCGCCAAGGAGGAGATCACCCGCCAGGGCCTCAAGTGGGTCTACCGCCTGAATGCCCCGGCCGACCAGTATGCGGCGAGCCTCATCGACGCGGCCACCGGTCTCGGCAAGCCGAAAACCATCGCCTTCATCTATGAGAACACCGATTTCGGCACATCCACGGTCAAGGCCGCCAAAGAGTATGTGGCCAAGAAGGGTATCCAGATCGTTGCCGACGAGTCCTATTCCAAGGGGTCTCCCGACTACCGCTCCACCCTGACAAAGGTCAAGGCAAAGAACCCCGACTTGGTCTTCATGGTTTCCTACGTGGCCGACGCCATCCTCCTCATGCGCCAGTCCCGTGAAATCGGCCTCAAGCCCCAGGCATTCCTGGGTGGCGGCGCCGGCTTCACCACGTCACAGTTTGCCAACGAGAAGGCTATCTCCAACTATGTGCTCTCCTGCACCCAGTGGACCGACGACGTGAACTGGCCGGGAGCCGCGGACTTTGCCAAGCGCTACAAGGCCAAGTTCGGCAAGGAACCCACCTACCACGCCGCCTGCGCCTACGAAGCCATGATGATCATGGCCCAGACCGCGGCCGCTGCCAACGGCGACCGGGAAAAGACCCGCGCCGGGCTCAAGGCCGGCAAGTGGAACGGCATCATGGGTGATGTCAAGTTCGAGGACTACGCCGGCTTCACCAACCAGAACAACCACCAGATGCTGGTTCAGCAGATCCTGAACGGCAAGTACGAGACGGTCTACCCGGCCAAGTTCGCCACCAAGAAGGCCGTGTATCCGTTCCCCGGCTGGAAATAG
- a CDS encoding diguanylate cyclase, producing the protein MTQTSLTGSRWLDSVARRLKHLREGLKSPESGRLEEYKARALLVVKCRWLLLALVGTYCLVAGSTYYVSRIGLFLSPSQVMFLVITASSVVAYNLLLHLFHQRIIWCFRFINIIQILLDLFLVTVLIHLSGGASSWFWPVYLIVTIEAAFLIEGKREVWLVGAFGGILYGALLGLEHAGVIPNVPMPFVEPGLQRDPHYLLLVWLWVSLLNAAAAVIGSYFMSVIERESEATRQSEERLMGFLDTANDLILSFSPEGRLLYVNEAWQQVLGYTAEEAKKLSFFGIIHPDSRERCNAELERILAGDVLSPLEATLVAKGGRSIIVEGSLTCGVDGEGSTAVWGICRDITERKQVEEQLYRLAHHDTLTGLPNRILFLDRLQQAKAHANRYRRHVALMFLDLDRFKIINDTLGHPVGDKLLQEVAKRLVDCVREVDTVARIGGDEFTVVLVNIDSDEDVKRVAKKILKSLSVPFMVDSFELYITTSIGIALYPGDDDNLDNLVKKADIAMYHAKGEGRNTFKFYVPKMDANADKRLLLETSLRKALDNEEFRVYYQPKVDILTKRITAMEALLRWQHPTLGLVAPSEFIPLAEETGLIVPIGEWVLRAACLQNRKWLEMGLPPMRVAVNLSGYQFQQPNLLDIIRAVLADTRLDPGLLELEITESVIMQNPDFAVAVLAEIRELGIHISIDDFGTGYSSLAHLKRFSISTLKIDKSFVRDVEINSADAAIATAIIAMGNSLNLKVIAEGVETEGQLSFLSENKCDEVQGFLFSTPMPSEDVADFLRGRTNLVAPVSLKSDP; encoded by the coding sequence ATGACTCAGACTTCATTGACCGGCTCCCGTTGGCTCGATTCGGTGGCCAGGCGACTCAAACATCTGCGCGAAGGGCTCAAGTCTCCGGAATCCGGGCGTTTAGAAGAATACAAGGCACGCGCTCTTCTCGTGGTCAAGTGCCGTTGGCTGCTCCTGGCGCTTGTGGGCACCTACTGCCTCGTTGCGGGAAGTACGTATTATGTCAGTCGTATCGGTCTCTTTTTGTCACCGTCTCAGGTGATGTTCCTCGTGATCACCGCTTCGTCGGTGGTTGCCTACAATCTTCTGCTTCATCTCTTTCACCAGCGGATCATCTGGTGCTTCAGATTCATCAACATCATTCAGATTCTCCTCGACCTGTTCCTGGTAACGGTTCTCATTCACCTCAGCGGCGGTGCCTCCAGTTGGTTCTGGCCGGTCTATCTCATTGTTACCATCGAAGCCGCATTCCTGATTGAGGGAAAGCGTGAAGTCTGGCTCGTGGGGGCGTTCGGCGGCATTCTCTACGGGGCATTGCTTGGTCTGGAGCATGCCGGCGTCATCCCGAACGTCCCCATGCCCTTCGTGGAACCGGGGCTCCAGCGGGATCCTCACTACCTTCTTCTGGTCTGGCTCTGGGTGTCGCTACTCAACGCGGCTGCAGCCGTCATCGGCTCCTACTTCATGTCAGTGATCGAGCGCGAGTCGGAAGCGACGAGGCAGAGCGAAGAGCGGCTCATGGGCTTCCTCGATACGGCCAACGATCTGATCCTGAGCTTTTCTCCCGAAGGCCGGCTTCTCTATGTGAACGAGGCGTGGCAGCAGGTTCTCGGCTATACGGCAGAGGAGGCGAAGAAACTTTCCTTCTTCGGCATCATTCATCCCGACAGCCGTGAGCGATGCAATGCGGAGCTGGAGCGGATCCTCGCCGGCGATGTGCTCAGTCCGCTTGAAGCAACGCTGGTTGCCAAGGGAGGGCGATCCATCATTGTCGAGGGCAGCCTGACCTGTGGTGTCGATGGTGAAGGCTCCACCGCCGTGTGGGGCATCTGCCGGGACATCACCGAGCGCAAGCAGGTGGAGGAACAGCTCTACCGCCTCGCCCATCACGATACCCTGACCGGGCTCCCCAACCGCATCCTCTTCCTGGACCGCCTTCAGCAGGCAAAGGCCCATGCCAATCGATACCGGCGTCATGTGGCGCTCATGTTTCTCGACCTGGACCGTTTCAAGATCATTAACGACACCCTTGGTCATCCGGTGGGCGACAAGCTTCTTCAGGAGGTGGCGAAGCGCCTTGTGGACTGCGTGCGGGAGGTTGATACCGTGGCGCGCATCGGCGGTGACGAGTTTACCGTCGTGCTCGTGAACATCGACTCCGACGAGGACGTGAAGCGGGTAGCCAAGAAAATACTCAAGTCCCTGTCCGTCCCGTTCATGGTGGACAGCTTCGAGCTCTACATCACCACGAGCATCGGCATTGCCCTGTATCCCGGCGACGATGACAATCTGGACAATCTGGTCAAGAAGGCCGACATCGCCATGTACCATGCAAAGGGTGAGGGGAGAAACACCTTCAAGTTCTACGTCCCCAAGATGGACGCCAACGCGGACAAGCGGCTGCTTCTTGAAACCAGTCTGCGCAAGGCGCTGGATAATGAAGAATTCCGGGTCTACTATCAGCCCAAAGTCGACATCCTGACCAAAAGGATCACCGCCATGGAGGCCCTGCTGCGCTGGCAGCATCCGACGCTCGGCCTTGTGGCCCCGTCGGAATTCATCCCCCTGGCCGAGGAGACGGGGCTCATCGTTCCCATCGGCGAATGGGTGCTGCGCGCCGCCTGTCTCCAGAACCGCAAGTGGCTCGAGATGGGGCTGCCGCCCATGAGGGTGGCGGTCAACCTGTCCGGCTACCAGTTCCAGCAGCCTAACCTGTTGGACATTATTCGCGCCGTGCTGGCTGATACCCGTCTTGATCCCGGGCTTCTGGAGCTGGAGATAACCGAGAGCGTCATCATGCAGAACCCTGACTTTGCCGTGGCGGTCCTGGCAGAGATCAGGGAGCTGGGCATCCATATCTCCATTGACGATTTCGGCACCGGCTACTCGTCTCTGGCCCACCTGAAGCGTTTCTCCATCAGTACCCTGAAGATCGACAAGTCATTCGTGCGCGACGTGGAGATCAATTCAGCCGATGCCGCCATTGCCACGGCGATCATTGCCATGGGGAACAGCCTCAACCTTAAGGTTATCGCCGAGGGAGTGGAAACCGAGGGGCAGTTGTCGTTTCTGTCCGAAAACAAGTGCGACGAGGTTCAGGGGTTTCTGTTCAGCACACCCATGCCTTCGGAGGATGTGGCCGATTTTCTTCGGGGCAGGACCAACCTGGTGGCGCCTGTCAGTCTGAAATCAGACCCGTAA
- a CDS encoding NUDIX hydrolase: MPFEYLSCPRCGAKVRAYRNPVPTVDIIIETPDGIVLIERKNEPLGWALPGGFVDCGETLEAAAVREAWEETSLRISGLRLLGCYSDPRRDARRHTISTVFIASAQGTPRAGDDAAGLAVFPSNKLPATLCFDHRKILDDYLLVTGLISD; this comes from the coding sequence ATGCCCTTCGAGTACCTCTCCTGTCCCCGTTGCGGGGCAAAAGTCCGCGCATACCGTAATCCCGTCCCCACGGTCGACATCATCATCGAAACGCCCGATGGCATTGTCCTCATTGAACGAAAAAACGAACCACTGGGATGGGCACTGCCGGGAGGATTCGTGGACTGCGGGGAGACCCTTGAGGCCGCGGCTGTCCGCGAGGCATGGGAGGAGACCTCTCTCCGCATCTCAGGCCTCAGGCTCCTGGGGTGCTATTCCGACCCCCGGCGCGACGCCCGCCGGCACACCATATCCACCGTTTTCATCGCCTCCGCACAGGGCACGCCCCGGGCGGGCGACGACGCGGCCGGGCTCGCGGTTTTCCCATCAAACAAACTCCCCGCCACGCTCTGTTTCGATCATCGAAAGATCCTCGACGACTACCTGCTCGTTACGGGTCTGATTTCAGACTGA
- a CDS encoding phosphoglucomutase, whose protein sequence is MHRITFGTSGWRGILCEDFTFENVKVVTQAIADHVKAVGEQDKGIIVAYDTRFMGERFAKETVRVLAGAGIKAYFCRRDTPTPVISFEILRRGTAGAVNFTASHNPPEYNGIKFSPSWGGPALPETTGDIERRANEMMGEVCYREMALDEAVRAGLLEEIDPREEYLKALESKVDFDAIGRLGSVAVNALYGTGRGYLDEPLMARGVGVKAINMHRDPYFGGFPPEPSEKYIQDFIRLVKDDPAVGLGIATDGDADRFGIVDGDGTFIEPNYIIALLFDYLVRVRKMTGAVARSVATSHLVDAVAKKHGIEVIETPVGFKYIGELISQDRIIIGGEESAGLSIKGHVPEKDGILACFLVAEMVAREGLSVKALLARLYEEVGTFVTKRENITLSPAVEEGYAEKQRQAPDSFAGLKVTQKVAVDGSKFILEDGSWLLFRKSGTEPVVRLYGEASSEEKLVAVMAAGKQFILG, encoded by the coding sequence ATGCATCGCATTACCTTCGGCACTTCCGGTTGGCGCGGCATTCTCTGCGAGGATTTCACCTTCGAGAACGTGAAGGTGGTGACTCAGGCCATTGCCGACCATGTGAAAGCAGTAGGCGAACAGGACAAGGGGATCATCGTCGCCTATGACACCCGATTCATGGGAGAGCGTTTCGCCAAGGAAACGGTCCGCGTCCTGGCCGGTGCCGGCATCAAGGCCTATTTCTGCCGGCGCGACACGCCGACGCCGGTCATTTCCTTCGAGATCCTGCGCCGCGGGACTGCGGGGGCGGTCAATTTTACCGCAAGCCATAACCCGCCCGAATACAACGGGATCAAGTTTTCTCCGTCCTGGGGCGGGCCGGCGTTGCCTGAGACCACCGGCGACATCGAGCGGCGGGCCAACGAAATGATGGGTGAGGTCTGTTACCGTGAGATGGCCCTTGACGAGGCGGTAAGGGCGGGGCTGCTGGAGGAGATCGATCCCCGGGAGGAGTACCTGAAGGCCCTGGAGTCCAAGGTCGACTTCGACGCCATCGGCCGTCTCGGTTCCGTTGCCGTGAACGCCCTCTACGGGACCGGCCGGGGGTATCTGGATGAGCCTCTGATGGCGCGAGGCGTGGGCGTAAAGGCGATCAACATGCATCGCGACCCCTATTTCGGGGGGTTTCCGCCCGAACCATCCGAGAAGTATATCCAGGATTTTATCCGACTCGTGAAGGATGATCCGGCCGTAGGGCTGGGGATCGCCACTGACGGCGATGCTGACCGCTTCGGTATCGTGGATGGCGATGGCACCTTTATCGAGCCGAACTACATCATTGCGCTGCTGTTCGACTATCTGGTCCGGGTGAGGAAGATGACCGGCGCGGTGGCCCGCAGCGTGGCAACGTCCCACCTCGTGGACGCGGTGGCAAAGAAGCACGGCATCGAAGTCATCGAGACGCCGGTGGGCTTCAAGTATATTGGCGAGCTGATCAGCCAGGACCGGATCATTATCGGTGGAGAAGAGAGCGCCGGCCTTTCCATCAAGGGCCACGTTCCCGAGAAGGATGGCATTCTCGCCTGTTTCCTGGTGGCAGAAATGGTCGCCCGGGAGGGGTTGTCCGTGAAAGCATTGCTGGCAAGGCTCTATGAGGAGGTCGGGACCTTTGTGACAAAACGGGAGAACATTACCCTTTCTCCTGCCGTGGAAGAGGGCTACGCTGAAAAGCAGCGCCAGGCGCCCGATTCCTTTGCCGGTCTGAAGGTGACGCAAAAGGTTGCCGTGGACGGCAGCAAGTTCATCCTTGAGGACGGCAGTTGGCTGCTGTTCCGCAAATCAGGGACCGAGCCGGTGGTTCGCCTGTACGGCGAGGCGTCCAGCGAGGAGAAGCTCGTGGCGGTCATGGCTGCCGGGAAACAGTTCATCCTCGGCTAA